A genomic window from Methanobrevibacter sp. TLL-48-HuF1 includes:
- the hmd gene encoding 5,10-methenyltetrahydromethanopterin hydrogenase, with translation MKVAILGAGCYRTHAASGITNFTRACEVAEETGKEKIAMTHSTIEMGAELLHLAGVDEVVVSDPVFDNDFTVVDDFDFQEVIAAHKAGKAEDVMPDIRAKVNELAESLPTPPKAAIHFVDPEDLGMKTMNDDAAAVADADWVMTWLPEGGMQKPIIEKFAGELKEGAILTHACTIPTTEFKKIFDECGANVNVASYHPGAVPEMKGQAYIGEGYADEASIKTLLELGEKARGSAFTLPANLLGPVCDMCSAVTAITYAGILAYRDTVTQILGAPAGFAQMMANEALTQVTALMQDEGIDKMDEALNPGALLGTADSMNFGPLAEIVPTVLENLEKRS, from the coding sequence ATGAAAGTAGCAATTTTAGGTGCAGGATGTTACAGAACTCATGCTGCAAGTGGTATTACAAACTTTACAAGAGCTTGTGAAGTTGCAGAAGAAACCGGAAAAGAAAAAATCGCAATGACTCACTCTACTATCGAAATGGGTGCAGAATTATTACACCTTGCTGGAGTAGACGAAGTAGTTGTATCTGACCCTGTATTTGACAACGACTTTACTGTAGTAGATGACTTCGATTTCCAAGAAGTAATTGCAGCACACAAAGCTGGTAAAGCAGAAGATGTAATGCCTGACATCAGAGCAAAAGTAAATGAGTTAGCTGAATCCCTCCCTACACCACCTAAAGCAGCTATACACTTCGTAGATCCTGAAGATTTAGGAATGAAAACCATGAACGATGATGCAGCAGCAGTAGCTGACGCTGACTGGGTAATGACCTGGTTACCAGAAGGTGGAATGCAAAAACCTATCATCGAAAAATTCGCAGGAGAACTCAAAGAAGGAGCTATCCTCACTCACGCATGTACCATTCCTACCACCGAATTCAAAAAAATATTCGACGAATGTGGAGCAAACGTAAACGTAGCTTCATACCACCCAGGTGCTGTACCTGAAATGAAAGGTCAAGCATACATCGGTGAAGGATATGCTGATGAAGCATCCATCAAAACTTTATTAGAATTAGGTGAAAAAGCAAGAGGATCTGCATTCACATTACCTGCAAACTTATTAGGTCCTGTATGTGATATGTGTTCCGCTGTAACTGCAATTACTTACGCAGGTATCTTAGCTTACAGAGACACTGTAACTCAAATTTTAGGTGCACCTGCTGGATTTGCACAAATGATGGCTAACGAAGCTTTAACCCAAGTTACTGCTTTAATGCAAGATGAAGGTATTGACAAAATGGATGAAGCTTTAAACCCTGGTGCATTACTCGGTACTGCTGACTCAATGAACTTCGGTCCATTAGCAGAAATCGTACCTACTGTTTTAGAAAACTTAGAAAAAAGAAGCTAA
- the hmdB gene encoding 5,10-methenyltetrahydromethanopterin hydrogenase cofactor biosynthesis protein HmdB, whose product MIDEILKKAVNNKKISDEEFLQLLKINKEEDLKKLCETAVAIRNKHSKLIKLTSTVHITNKCTIQPRCKYCGFAPKTSSEGYYDSFYKTDEEILKAAISIEEAGIPRVSCSGGYGYKGKQAVNATEIVKSNTSLEILVNVGGDLTEKSINQLADLNADTVCCNLETINEDVFNFVKPGETLKDRIETCQRVSDAGIELSSGLLIGLGESLEDRIAHLRYLNNFETLGEIPIMGFNPYKDTPMANHPPSPLEEQLKIIAVVRIMYPEIRITVPTPTIGPKNVEYSLNAGANNLATVIADNYPLEVKGVGSPICGNYDDVVFVINKLGLTPQRI is encoded by the coding sequence TTGATTGATGAAATTTTAAAAAAGGCTGTAAATAATAAAAAAATAAGTGATGAAGAATTTCTTCAATTATTAAAAATAAATAAAGAAGAAGACTTGAAAAAATTATGCGAAACTGCTGTCGCTATCAGAAACAAACATTCAAAACTAATTAAATTGACATCAACAGTACATATTACAAATAAATGTACCATTCAACCAAGATGCAAATATTGCGGATTTGCACCAAAAACCTCTAGCGAAGGATATTATGATTCTTTTTATAAAACAGATGAAGAAATACTTAAAGCTGCAATATCCATTGAAGAAGCAGGAATCCCTAGAGTAAGCTGCTCTGGAGGTTACGGTTACAAAGGCAAACAAGCAGTTAATGCAACAGAAATTGTTAAAAGCAATACTTCTTTAGAGATTTTAGTAAATGTTGGAGGAGATTTAACTGAAAAATCAATTAACCAACTAGCTGATTTAAATGCAGATACTGTATGTTGTAATTTGGAAACCATTAATGAAGATGTTTTTAACTTTGTAAAACCTGGAGAAACCTTAAAAGACAGAATTGAAACCTGTCAAAGAGTTAGTGATGCCGGAATTGAACTTTCATCAGGATTATTAATTGGACTTGGAGAATCTCTGGAAGACAGAATAGCTCACTTACGTTATTTAAATAATTTTGAAACACTTGGGGAAATTCCAATAATGGGATTTAACCCATATAAAGATACTCCAATGGCAAATCATCCACCTTCCCCACTGGAAGAACAGTTGAAAATTATTGCAGTAGTACGTATAATGTATCCTGAGATAAGGATTACAGTACCTACTCCAACTATCGGTCCTAAAAATGTGGAATATTCTTTAAATGCTGGAGCTAATAATTTAGCTACCGTGATAGCTGATAATTATCCATTAGAAGTAAAAGGTGTAGGATCCCCTATTTGCGGAAACTATGATGATGTGGTTTTTGTTATAAATAAATTAGGATTAACACCACAAAGAATTTGA
- a CDS encoding DUF3236 domain-containing protein: MAFEEMIKKALDESRNNCRLGDTLEEVQEIQNYIKNAEKIYIPNKNGIKVDVLNKVLREYNLPVAKILKINTNEADSNRSPAFAKAIMALDVCDADLIIARGRLGLPGSGSLLLFVDNKGRILTCGTSPSHAISQKTLEDAVYEEANEALQKIGFKKEG; encoded by the coding sequence ATGGCTTTTGAAGAGATGATTAAAAAGGCATTAGACGAATCCAGAAATAACTGCCGTTTAGGAGATACTTTAGAGGAAGTACAGGAAATTCAAAACTATATTAAAAATGCTGAAAAGATTTATATTCCAAACAAAAATGGAATTAAAGTTGATGTTTTAAATAAAGTTTTAAGAGAATATAATTTACCTGTCGCCAAAATACTCAAAATAAACACCAATGAAGCAGACAGCAATCGCAGCCCTGCTTTTGCAAAAGCTATTATGGCATTGGATGTGTGTGATGCTGATTTAATAATAGCAAGAGGTCGTTTAGGATTGCCAGGTTCAGGATCACTTTTACTTTTTGTAGATAACAAAGGAAGAATACTGACCTGCGGAACATCCCCCTCTCATGCAATTAGTCAAAAAACTCTTGAAGATGCTGTGTATGAAGAAGCAAATGAGGCTCTGCAAAAAATCGGATTTAAAAAAGAAGGCTAA
- a CDS encoding SAM-dependent methyltransferase HcgC family protein: protein MDVDTGITSEVFTIKSETRLIDIFNNIINKKSEACLNYIDNLNLDKNTKIVVVGTYFTGMGIVKKLSEKYNNILLIDIYPHLKELLDTNIGGNYKNSINFSTDLELIKSGDVVIDTTGFGGLNVEQSSEINAEVFLIEDPVAEDNDSLLKDKNNIHERINSVNSSNKAILKTKGINTKTSGTMTLTIGVLTNALQESQKKEGVLYSACEMGFFEEVIFKEKNIPKFVELVSKNAMKISTINPFSCDDLIKTQLDKIESKMI, encoded by the coding sequence ATGGATGTTGACACAGGAATAACTTCTGAAGTTTTTACTATAAAATCTGAAACCAGACTAATAGATATTTTTAATAATATAATTAACAAAAAATCTGAAGCTTGTCTAAATTATATTGATAATTTGAATTTAGATAAAAACACTAAAATTGTTGTTGTGGGAACTTATTTTACTGGAATGGGAATTGTCAAAAAATTAAGCGAAAAATACAACAATATTCTGCTAATTGATATTTATCCTCACTTAAAAGAATTATTGGACACAAATATTGGTGGAAATTATAAAAACAGTATAAATTTTTCAACAGATCTGGAGCTGATTAAATCTGGAGATGTGGTTATTGACACTACAGGTTTTGGAGGATTAAATGTTGAACAGTCATCTGAAATTAATGCTGAAGTATTTTTAATAGAAGACCCAGTAGCTGAAGATAATGATAGCTTACTTAAAGATAAAAACAATATTCATGAAAGAATAAATTCAGTTAATTCATCAAATAAAGCTATCCTAAAAACTAAAGGAATAAATACTAAAACATCAGGAACAATGACTTTAACTATTGGTGTTTTGACAAATGCATTACAGGAATCCCAAAAAAAAGAAGGTGTTCTTTATAGTGCCTGCGAAATGGGCTTTTTTGAAGAGGTTATTTTCAAAGAAAAAAATATTCCAAAGTTTGTCGAATTAGTTAGCAAAAATGCTATGAAAATATCAACTATCAACCCCTTCAGCTGTGATGATTTAATAAAAACACAATTAGATAAAATTGAATCTAAAATGATTTAA
- a CDS encoding Nif3-like dinuclear metal center hexameric protein: MKLKEIIEFIDENIPKNLALKNDEIGFRKEYDLNQNINSIEIFMDLYPEFDTQKADTLILTHHPPLFNPKTPTYTIHSNWDIINGGANEALAETLKLDVISPFDKTTNIGRICKTDKTFGKFEKDISDSFKEIRIVNKPPNNKKLNKIGIISGFGLKNPEYVTLAKKLNLDLLISGDLTQESAILAKNLDIALIDLGHHSSEVPGLYKLEELLKPLNVKCEVVNINPWENI; this comes from the coding sequence ATGAAACTTAAAGAAATTATTGAGTTTATAGATGAGAATATACCTAAAAATCTGGCTTTGAAAAATGATGAAATAGGTTTTAGAAAAGAATATGATTTGAATCAGAATATAAACTCCATTGAAATATTTATGGATTTATATCCTGAATTTGATACTCAAAAAGCAGATACTTTAATTCTAACTCATCATCCACCATTATTCAATCCGAAAACACCAACTTACACAATTCATTCAAATTGGGACATTATTAATGGAGGAGCTAATGAAGCACTAGCTGAAACATTAAAATTAGATGTTATATCACCATTTGACAAAACTACAAATATTGGAAGAATCTGCAAAACAGACAAAACATTTGGTAAATTTGAAAAAGATATTTCAGATAGTTTTAAAGAAATCAGAATTGTAAATAAACCTCCCAACAACAAAAAACTTAATAAAATTGGAATAATTTCAGGCTTCGGTCTTAAAAATCCAGAGTATGTCACATTAGCCAAGAAATTAAATTTAGATTTACTGATATCTGGAGATTTAACTCAGGAAAGTGCAATTTTAGCTAAAAACTTGGATATTGCTTTAATTGACCTGGGCCATCACAGCAGCGAAGTTCCCGGATTATACAAATTAGAAGAATTGTTAAAACCGCTTAATGTTAAATGTGAAGTTGTTAATATAAATCCCTGGGAAAATATATAA
- a CDS encoding UPF0254 family protein: MIKIATAECFTHGKIGRELHAIAQGYTGNFGRDYIENPESYGNFNYNELSVTCSLFIPTIEAVKSVLQIENPPEPTTLIKGIKCYNEAEDKKVSKIMAEAVKKITDCDIAIGTTAGIGRGGIAIVTNDYTIITTSDIASDLRENNSEELFQRQENGIEKCVKILLFLLNDDFDSIESMNNIKIIEK; encoded by the coding sequence ATGATTAAAATAGCTACAGCAGAATGTTTCACGCATGGAAAAATAGGCAGAGAACTTCATGCAATAGCTCAGGGATACACAGGTAATTTTGGGAGAGATTACATTGAAAATCCTGAAAGCTACGGAAATTTTAACTACAATGAACTTAGTGTAACATGCAGTCTTTTTATACCAACTATTGAAGCTGTAAAAAGTGTTCTGCAAATTGAAAATCCTCCGGAACCTACAACATTAATTAAAGGAATCAAATGCTACAATGAAGCGGAAGATAAAAAGGTCAGCAAAATTATGGCTGAAGCTGTAAAAAAAATAACTGATTGTGATATAGCTATTGGAACTACTGCAGGAATCGGAAGAGGTGGAATAGCTATTGTAACTAATGATTATACAATTATAACAACCAGTGATATTGCTAGTGATTTAAGAGAAAACAACAGCGAAGAATTATTCCAAAGACAGGAAAATGGAATTGAAAAATGTGTAAAAATCCTTTTATTTCTTCTAAATGATGATTTTGATTCTATTGAATCTATGAATAATATAAAAATTATAGAAAAATAA
- a CDS encoding 4Fe-4S binding protein, whose translation MKIDNEECGVCEDCIDVCPEEAIIKKAFKVEINENKCDDCGECVDICPVGAIFDE comes from the coding sequence TTGAAAATCGATAATGAAGAATGCGGAGTTTGTGAAGACTGCATAGACGTATGTCCTGAAGAAGCTATCATAAAAAAAGCATTTAAAGTTGAAATTAATGAAAATAAATGTGACGACTGTGGAGAATGTGTAGACATTTGTCCAGTAGGTGCTATTTTTGATGAATAA
- a CDS encoding adhesin: MKKGILNKLTIVDYIIIIAVICAIVFAFIHITTDDSDDVKTSSYDSSTMNKIVENYLKLYMEGNIVETTVSGYNASTGESVELHGNITWIDDDKGSNVKVLINSNGKEYLAGLYKDIPNADIYIDTISLESDGNKFNNLTEVTINPENITSLSDLISGIDNNTDYEITTTVSVDELSTIDYQDLSNNLYSHDKRISLKGSNTGLYNQLIITRATSEEINLADNILRNFDGKTSPITIRIYDCSEQDLKTIENNYNVTNIKTF; the protein is encoded by the coding sequence ATGAAAAAAGGAATATTAAATAAACTTACAATTGTTGACTACATTATAATTATCGCAGTAATATGTGCAATTGTTTTTGCATTTATCCATATTACTACTGATGATTCAGATGATGTAAAAACATCTTCATATGACTCATCTACAATGAATAAAATAGTTGAAAATTATTTGAAATTATATATGGAAGGAAATATAGTAGAAACAACTGTCAGCGGATATAATGCAAGTACTGGAGAATCAGTTGAATTACATGGAAATATAACATGGATTGATGATGATAAAGGATCAAATGTCAAAGTATTAATCAATTCAAATGGAAAAGAATACCTAGCAGGATTATACAAAGATATTCCTAATGCAGACATTTATATAGATACTATTTCTCTTGAGAGTGACGGAAATAAATTTAACAATTTAACAGAAGTAACAATTAATCCGGAAAATATTACTTCATTAAGTGATTTAATTTCAGGAATTGACAACAATACCGATTATGAAATTACAACTACGGTATCAGTTGATGAATTAAGTACAATAGATTATCAAGATTTATCTAACAACCTTTATTCACATGATAAAAGAATATCCCTAAAAGGATCAAATACCGGATTATACAACCAATTAATTATAACTAGAGCAACTAGCGAAGAAATAAATCTTGCAGACAATATTTTAAGAAATTTTGATGGTAAAACAAGCCCAATAACAATTAGAATTTATGACTGCAGTGAACAAGACTTAAAAACTATTGAAAATAACTATAATGTTACAAATATCAAAACATTTTAA
- a CDS encoding oligosaccharide repeat unit polymerase family protein — protein sequence MSLIYAKLTSIVNKISQLFHESLLFTIIFSILNYFEKAWVNSYFKGLYPDENFLGFIKKNKILNSQVFNPLIVLIVFGVFLILSINAVSASLAITLAIAFIAFFIGSAILPRYFLNKDFKKPAIQFKSEDLYSIGFCLVLISILFFFVSVASVGGIPILKTSLRYQLKPLFTMPVFLIIPGVCILASVYLKKFQENKITRSQTRFRFLILIVISSVFLLALGYRTPLLAVLLIMIIMGYYGNILAVWEVVVGALIGVCAIIGIGYFRSVEEYTITSATNPFYTLESRADFTLNVLNLLDFIGGNFGVTHGNVLASSIPGSDLGPRMMIGKLIAWRTEVTVTPTLIGQMVIDFGKVGVAVEMCGLGFILGIGYKIMKKTNDFAYTGLYSLLLTYSILGVETGILDIQVLLYFAVAIFIYLAFIIKSDKC from the coding sequence ATGAGCTTAATATATGCAAAATTAACATCAATTGTAAATAAAATATCACAGCTGTTTCATGAATCCCTTTTATTTACAATTATTTTTTCAATTTTAAATTATTTTGAAAAAGCATGGGTCAATAGCTATTTTAAAGGACTTTATCCTGATGAAAACTTTTTAGGATTTATTAAAAAAAATAAAATATTAAATTCACAAGTATTTAATCCTCTGATTGTACTTATTGTATTTGGAGTCTTTTTAATATTGTCTATAAATGCTGTTTCAGCTAGTTTAGCTATTACACTAGCTATTGCATTTATTGCATTTTTTATAGGCTCTGCAATATTGCCAAGATACTTCTTAAATAAAGACTTCAAAAAACCGGCAATCCAATTTAAAAGTGAAGATTTGTATTCAATCGGATTCTGCCTTGTTTTAATAAGTATATTATTCTTTTTTGTAAGTGTAGCGTCAGTTGGCGGAATTCCAATTCTTAAAACCTCTTTAAGATATCAGTTAAAACCTTTATTTACAATGCCGGTGTTTTTAATAATTCCAGGAGTCTGTATACTGGCAAGTGTTTATTTAAAAAAATTTCAGGAAAACAAAATCACCCGTTCACAGACAAGATTTAGATTCCTGATTTTGATAGTCATCAGCAGTGTGTTTTTATTGGCTTTAGGTTACAGGACACCACTACTTGCAGTATTACTTATCATGATAATTATGGGTTACTACGGAAATATCTTAGCTGTGTGGGAAGTTGTGGTAGGTGCCTTAATTGGTGTATGTGCAATTATAGGAATTGGTTATTTCCGATCAGTTGAAGAATATACTATCACTTCAGCTACCAATCCTTTTTACACATTAGAAAGCAGGGCTGATTTTACATTAAATGTATTGAACCTCCTTGATTTTATTGGAGGAAACTTTGGAGTAACACATGGAAATGTACTGGCCAGTTCCATACCCGGAAGTGACCTTGGACCAAGAATGATGATTGGAAAATTAATAGCCTGGAGAACAGAAGTTACTGTAACACCAACATTAATTGGACAAATGGTAATTGACTTCGGTAAAGTCGGAGTAGCTGTTGAAATGTGCGGACTTGGATTTATTTTAGGTATTGGATATAAAATAATGAAAAAAACCAATGACTTTGCATACACTGGACTCTACAGTTTACTTTTAACATATTCAATTTTAGGTGTTGAAACAGGAATATTAGATATTCAGGTTTTATTATACTTTGCAGTAGCTATTTTTATTTATTTGGCATTTATTATTAAATCAGATAAATGCTAA
- the msrA gene encoding peptide-methionine (S)-S-oxide reductase MsrA produces MFFNIIYYFMKKSPIIGGFGMSLENINNKIQFNKENLKTIYLAGGCFWGVETYISRILGVYKTEVGYANGNTKNPTYEEVCNFDTKHAECVKVIYSPDFISLKELLEEFFKIIDPTAINRQGPDIGTQYRTGIYYTDIADKQIAEMFIEEKQLNYSKKIVVEVMPLTYFYPAETYHQKYLEKNPNGYCHIDLSKLPAIDESLEKLKIKENIKKLDYIEYEVTQNSATELPFSGKYNDFNKKGLYVDIVSGEALFTSLDKFNSGCGWPSFSKPLLKNNIKEIKDTSHNMIRTEVKSKKADSHLGHVFNDGPSELGGMRYCINSAALKFIAFEYLEKEGYGEYIKYFEK; encoded by the coding sequence ATGTTTTTTAATATTATATACTATTTTATGAAAAAATCCCCAATTATTGGAGGTTTTGGTATGTCTTTAGAAAACATAAACAATAAAATACAATTTAACAAAGAAAACCTGAAAACAATATACTTGGCAGGAGGCTGTTTTTGGGGTGTTGAAACCTATATATCACGAATATTGGGAGTATATAAAACAGAAGTCGGATATGCAAACGGGAACACAAAAAATCCAACTTATGAAGAAGTGTGCAACTTTGATACAAAACATGCAGAATGCGTAAAAGTGATTTACTCACCAGATTTCATATCCCTAAAAGAGTTATTGGAAGAATTTTTTAAAATAATAGATCCGACTGCAATTAATCGACAAGGCCCAGATATAGGAACACAGTACAGAACAGGAATTTATTACACAGATATTGCAGATAAGCAAATAGCTGAAATGTTTATTGAAGAAAAACAGTTAAACTATTCCAAAAAAATAGTTGTTGAAGTAATGCCTTTAACTTATTTTTATCCCGCAGAAACCTACCATCAGAAATATTTGGAAAAAAATCCTAATGGCTACTGCCATATTGATTTAAGCAAACTTCCGGCAATTGATGAATCTTTAGAAAAATTAAAAATAAAGGAAAATATCAAAAAGTTGGATTATATTGAATATGAAGTTACACAAAACAGTGCTACTGAACTTCCATTTAGCGGAAAATACAATGATTTTAATAAAAAAGGATTGTATGTCGATATTGTAAGTGGTGAAGCATTATTTACTTCCCTAGACAAATTCAACTCAGGATGTGGTTGGCCTTCTTTTTCAAAACCTCTATTAAAAAACAACATTAAAGAAATAAAAGACACCAGTCACAATATGATTAGAACAGAAGTGAAAAGTAAAAAAGCAGATTCTCATTTAGGCCATGTATTTAATGACGGACCCTCAGAATTGGGAGGCATGAGATACTGCATCAATTCTGCAGCTTTAAAATTCATAGCTTTTGAATATTTGGAAAAAGAAGGTTATGGAGAATATATCAAATATTTTGAAAAGTAA
- the cbiM gene encoding cobalt transporter CbiM: MHIPDGFIPWTQCAIYYVILIVALYFATKWAKKNLDDKHVPLMAILAAGIFAIMSMNMPIPFGTSGHMVGGCLVALVFCAPEAAVLVFTIVLLIQALIYGDGGLTALGTNVLNMGIIGGCVGLYTFKGLKNTIGKYPAVGVAAWLATVVAAAAAAVELAIAGTFPLTLGIYSMVLYHVFIGIIEAVLTVIVIMALEKYRPDLLMWNKQSQGGK; this comes from the coding sequence ATGCATATACCTGATGGATTTATACCATGGACACAATGTGCAATATACTATGTTATTTTAATTGTAGCTCTTTATTTTGCAACAAAATGGGCTAAAAAGAACCTTGATGACAAACATGTCCCACTTATGGCAATACTTGCTGCGGGAATCTTTGCAATCATGTCTATGAATATGCCAATACCATTCGGAACCAGCGGACACATGGTTGGTGGATGCTTAGTGGCATTAGTATTCTGTGCTCCGGAAGCTGCAGTTTTAGTATTTACTATAGTATTGCTTATACAGGCATTAATTTACGGTGATGGCGGACTTACTGCCCTTGGAACCAATGTATTGAACATGGGGATAATTGGAGGATGTGTTGGATTATACACATTTAAAGGATTAAAAAATACAATCGGAAAATACCCTGCAGTTGGAGTTGCTGCATGGTTAGCAACTGTAGTAGCTGCAGCAGCAGCTGCTGTTGAACTCGCAATAGCTGGAACATTCCCACTTACTTTAGGAATCTACTCAATGGTATTATACCATGTGTTTATAGGAATTATCGAAGCTGTTTTAACTGTAATTGTAATAATGGCTTTAGAAAAATACAGACCGGATTTACTTATGTGGAACAAACAATCACAAGGGGGAAAATAA
- a CDS encoding PDGLE domain-containing protein: protein MNLSKKDGYLIIVAVIICIIISCLSPFIASGNPDGLEKSAEDAGLAEDYGVDGLNEIYSSPFPDYTFEPLGSLGEIGVLILGAVICLAGGFIVGKIIEKRG from the coding sequence ATGAATCTTAGTAAAAAAGACGGATACTTAATAATTGTAGCAGTTATTATCTGTATTATAATTAGCTGTTTATCCCCATTTATTGCCTCTGGAAACCCAGATGGTCTTGAAAAATCTGCAGAAGATGCTGGATTAGCTGAAGACTATGGTGTTGACGGATTAAATGAAATTTACTCATCCCCATTCCCAGACTACACTTTTGAACCATTAGGATCACTTGGTGAAATTGGAGTCCTCATTTTAGGTGCTGTAATATGCCTTGCAGGAGGATTTATTGTTGGAAAAATTATAGAAAAAAGAGGTTAA
- the cbiQ gene encoding cobalt ECF transporter T component CbiQ has protein sequence MADITQTLKLDDIASGDSIIHNLNGPVKLISAIIIIVFTVFSQQIIVPIIMEIFLLLILYLSKVSIKDAFKRIVLLLPFGGAIIIFQPFIHPGNVLWAYSWIQITDAGLNWAILLFGRLITSLTAIVLLSSTSPMQEIVASFRKLKMPKELAMILSITVRFLFVFIDELTTIRNAQKSRNFNIHSKLVPYRWIVRQVGYTIAMMFLKSYEQGERVHKSMISRGFSDTSQLFNEKTQLEKSDYIYLISIITLMIVIEVILYKYTNQLGYLGMKLTIN, from the coding sequence TTGGCAGACATTACTCAAACACTTAAGTTAGATGATATTGCATCAGGAGATAGCATAATTCATAACTTAAATGGACCTGTAAAACTAATTTCAGCAATTATAATCATTGTTTTTACTGTTTTCTCACAGCAGATTATTGTTCCAATAATAATGGAAATATTTTTACTGCTTATTTTATATTTATCAAAAGTGTCTATAAAAGATGCATTTAAAAGAATAGTATTATTGCTGCCTTTTGGTGGAGCTATCATAATATTTCAACCATTTATCCATCCCGGAAATGTACTTTGGGCATATTCATGGATACAAATAACTGATGCCGGGCTAAACTGGGCGATTTTATTATTCGGAAGACTGATTACATCACTTACAGCTATCGTACTTTTATCTTCTACAAGTCCGATGCAGGAAATTGTGGCATCATTTAGAAAATTAAAAATGCCAAAAGAGTTAGCTATGATTTTAAGTATTACAGTAAGATTTTTATTTGTATTTATTGATGAATTAACAACTATCAGAAATGCTCAAAAATCCAGAAACTTTAATATTCATTCCAAGTTAGTTCCTTACAGATGGATAGTAAGGCAAGTTGGCTATACAATAGCTATGATGTTTTTAAAATCTTATGAACAGGGAGAAAGAGTTCATAAAAGCATGATCAGCCGTGGATTTTCAGATACTTCCCAGCTATTCAATGAAAAAACACAGCTTGAAAAATCAGATTACATTTATTTAATTTCCATAATAACCCTCATGATTGTTATTGAAGTTATATTATACAAGTACACAAATCAGTTAGGTTATTTAGGAATGAAACTTACAATTAATTAA